ACACACCCATAATCATAGCCGCCGTATGCGTTATCATGATTGTTGTGGCGGTGGTTGCAATTGCTGTGTACCTTGCCACACAGTTCACATTTGATTTTTCTTCGTCTAATCCTAACAATTACAATCAGCTTGGCTTCTTTGGCAGGCTCCAAGATACGCAGGCAGCTATCGGCGGGTTAATGACTGCTTTGAAGCTACCCATTTGAGTTGGGGCTAGTTAGCCCTAAATGTTTAAAGCTTGAGGTGAGGATTTTAGTTTGAGGTATGGTGAATTTTTTGGGAGAACAAAAAATATCGCGTAAACAGCTTGAAGAAAATAATGGCAAGGGCGGTAAGCCTGCCTACGTTGCTTATCAGGGTAAGGTTTATGATGTTACGGACAGTCCGTTTTGGGTAGATGGCGCTCATATGGGTATGCATGATGCGGGCAGAGATTTGACTGAGGATTTGGAGATGGCGCCGCATCAAGCAGACAACTTGACACGTGTCAAGTACGTGGGAGAGTTAGAATAAACAACCCAAAACCAAATCCACACGCAACAACCCATCCAACACCCTTTTTACAGCAACCCCACTCAAAGAACCCCGCAGCTCAAAAATTCTGCCAAGATTCTTCGTGAGACTATCGAAGGCGCCCCGCACATCCAAATCATCACTCATACATTTCTCAAAATCAGCAAACAACCCAGCCACCAAATCCTCCGCATCCCGCGTACCCGTCGCAGAGACGCTCTGCAACTCCGCAATCAACCTCCGAACAACTCTTAGCTTCTCGCTCGTCTCCGCAAGTCGCTCAAAGGTAAAGTTCAGTTTCTCTCGATAAGGACCATAAATTAGGAAAAACCGTATCTCTGCGCCGCTGTAGCCCTTCGCGGTGAGGTCGCGTGGGTAGTAGACGTTGCCCTTGCTCTTGGACATTTTTTCGCCATCCACAAGCAGATGACCGCCATGCAGCCAAAACCGCGAAAACTGCTTCCCAGAGGCAGCTTCAGCGATGGCTATAGTGTAGTCATGGTGACGAACCAAATTATCGATGCCGCCGCATGCAAGGTCGATGCTAAAGCCCAAGTGCTGCGTGATTATGGCGGCGTCTTGGATGTTCCATGCGGGACGCCCTCTGCCAATGGGTGTGTCGTAGCAGACGTCTCTGGTTTGGCAGCCATGCCACAGCACGAAGTCACCCATGTTCCAGGGGGTGCCGGGGTAAGTGTCCTTGTGAAAACGCCGATGCCTCTTAGGCCATTTTGACATGTCCAGATGCGCCAACTTACCAAACCCCTTAAACTTAAAAGGCTCGAAGTAGGCGTTTTTGGCGCCCCGATAAGTGTACCAGTAGGCATAGCCGCCGCGGACAAGCAGGTTAATGAGGGCTACAGCTTGGTCTACCGCGTTGGATGCTTTGATGGGGTAGGTGGGGCATTTGATTTTTAGCAACTCAAAATCCGAAAAGAGCACCGAGAGGTTTCGGTCTGTTAAGGCGTCGAGGGGGAGGTTTTCTTTTTTTGCCTGCGCCACCGCCTTATCCTCCACATCGGTTAAGGTCATGACGCGGGTGACTTGGTAGCCCAGATATTCTAAGTACCGTTGGAGGATGTCTTCGTAGAGGAAGGTGCGGTAGTTGCCTATGTGGGCATGTTGATAGGTGGAGGGGCCGCAGCTCGCCATTTTCACGTGGCGGTTGTCGATGGGGTGGAAGGTTTCTTTTTGTCGGGTTAGGGTGTTGTATAGTTGCAGCTTGTCGCCGACGTTTAGGGCCAAAAAATCACCTATCCTAAACTGTTGGGTAGGCTATTATGGGTTTCTAAGCCTACGCAGAGTTCATAAGAAACAAAAACATACCAGACAAGGCGAAACCAATGGAAAAAACCCTCAACCTCTCAGGCGCCAAATGCCCCGCCCTCGTCTTTAATGCCCCCGGAGTTCCCATAGTCTTCTTCCACGGATTATCCTACAACACCGACATCTGGCAACAAATCGGCATAGCCGAAGCCCTAATGGAAAAACGCATCCCCTTCCTCGCACTTGACATGCCGTATGGAATAAAAAGCCGATGCCAACCCAAAAGCCGCGACCCCCAAAAAAACATCGACTTCGCCCACGAAGCACTCAAAACTGCCCTTGGCGATGTGGCACCTGTTGTGGTGGGCGCAAGCATCGGGGGCAACATGGCGCTCCGATATGCGGTGCAGTATCCTGTGAAGGGGTTGTTGCTGGTTGCGCCTGCCCGCTCGTTAGAGCCAGACTTGGCGGCGTCTTATGGCAAATTCAAGTTTCCCTCTACCATCATCTGGGGCACCGAAGACACCATTATCCCCAGCGAGGACATGAGGGTTTTAGCCGATAAACTCCCCAACTCAAAACTCATAATCTACAACGGCTGTGGTCACTCCGCCTACAAGGAACAGCCCGACAGATTCAGACATGACCTGCTTGAATTGTATGCCCACGCCGAAACATAGCGGTTAGGCGGGTTTAGCGGTGACCACGTAATGGAAGGGTCCTGCTGCCTTGACGGATTCAACCCTAAACCCTGCCGCCGTGATTAGCTCTGTGGCTTTTTCTTTGCTGAAACGAATGGCTTCGGGCGGACCAAAAGGCATCTGCTGTTTTTCCCAATCCAAATCAATCAACTGCCCCGTTGGCTTAATCATTTCACGCGCGTTTTTTAGCACCTGTGCGGCGTCGTTGAAGTCGTGAAGGTCCATACTGTAAAAGACTACATCTATGCAGCCTTTGCAGAATACTGTGTCTTCGGCGCGTCCTGCCTTGGCAACTATGTTGGTTAAGCCTTGCTCGGCGGCTTTAGCGCGTAGTTTCTTTACGCCTTGGGGGTCAACGTCAACTGCGTAGATTTTGCCGTTTGCGCCGACTTTTTTGGCTGCTAGAATGCTAAAGTAGCCGTCTCCGCAGCCGATGTCTGCAAAGGTCATGCCAGCTTGTAGGTCTTGGATGATGGCGTCTGGGTTGTACCAGGCGCGTCTTTTTGCTTCGTCGAGGCTAAATCCGCCGTGACATACCATAAAGTCACATACCTAAATCATTTGGCTGGAGCAGTTCGCGGATTTGCTGCTCATGCGTCTGTCTTGTGGTTAGGGGGTAGATTTCGCGGTCGCAGTCAAAGAACAGGGGGTCTTGACCGATGACGCGTGAGAGTTGCTCGTCTGTTTCAGCGTTCACGATGAGCATGCTGCCCTGTTGACCAATGAGGTGATAGTAAAGCTCCAATGTTTTGTTCTGTGTTAATTGTTCAAAATATTTGAATTGCATCGGAAGCATCTTTGCCCACTTCTCCAGCGGTACTTCACGTTTAACTTTTTGGATGATTAAAAACTTCATGGTTATCCCATCTTGTGTGTTGTTTAACTTGTGTAAAAAGTCTTTCTTATATAGCGCTTGCTTGCTAAGTTTTCGGGAAATTTTTTTTGTGCTTGAAATATACATTGGTAGTGAATAACACATTTATAGAGTATTAATTCTTGTAAAAGGGAATAGCTAATAGCAGGGTGACGAGAATGCCAAATCATGTTCTGGGAGAAAAAACTGGCGACAAAAAGGGTCTTCCAATGATTAGGTGCCACTGTGGAAAAGAAATTCTAGTAGTCCCCGACGTAAAATTGATGAGTGAAGCCATCGACGCGCATGCAGAAGAACATAAAAAAAGAATAAAAGACCCCAAACAAGCCGAAGAAGAAGCTGAACACATCCGCGACGAGTTAATAGCGCAATTGTTCGATAAAGCATCTGAATAACAAAAAAGAGAAAACGGGCAAAACTGCCGCAAATTTATTGTTTGTTTTCGTTGCCCCGTTTCATAAGTTCGGGAAGTCGACTTGACGCTTTAGACATCGCATCTTTCACGACCTCCATCAACTCCTCGTTGACCTCTAACTCCATCGTTACTTTTAGGCGACCTTTCTTTTCTCCTTCAGTCATGGAACCACCTCCTTAATCCGCTTAATTGATTAGGAAAAATGTTACCTAACAAATGCATAGCCTGCCTGCCCGTCAAATCTAAATCGATAATTACACGATAATGATATTTGCCTAAACGTTTGGTGTGTGTTTTGTAGTCGCCGATTATGTTGCCTTCTTTGTATCGATGCAGCTGCTGATTCACAAGAACGGTGATTGCGGTTGGGGCTAAGGGTTCAAAGACAAAAGCAACCCTAAGCAACACTTTAGTAACACTGCTGATGAGTGATTCGGAAACGGATTCTTTTTGAGTCATATTTGCGCCCCAGTTGAGGTTTTGATGCAGAAGTGTCGTTCAGGCTTTGAGGGACAAGAACTGGATTATATATTGTGGTGGGGATTTTTTTAAGTTTGTGTGCCTTTAACTATACAATAACAAGGGAGCAAGCAATGAGCATTGAACAGTTAAATCTACAAATCAATGAATGCAAAAAATGCCGCCTCTACCAAACCGCCAAGCACGCTGTCCCCGGTGAAGGACCCCTAAACGCCCAAGTCATGGTGATAGGGCAAAACCCCGGCGCCGAAGAAGACGAGCAGGGTCGCCCTTTTGTGGGACGTGCAGGCAAATACTTAACCAAAACCCTCGCCGAATACGGCATAAACCGCCAAGACCTATACATAACCAACATCGTCAAACACACTTCGCCCCAGAACCGTAAACCCTACCCTGACGAAGTCGAAGCCTGCCTACCCTACCTGACCCAGCAAATCCAAACCATAAAACCAAAAATAATCGTGCTCCTCGGCGCTTCAGCCAAGGAAACTCCCCGAGTCGAAGGTATAGAATACTTTGAAATTGTGCATCCCTCGGCAGCCATGCGCTTTACAAAGATGCGTGAAAAATTCAGGGGACAAATCGCTGAGTTAGCAGGGCGCCTCAAACAAAACTAATGGGAGCTCCCTACCGCTTAGATTGTGTTTGTTCAGAGGCTTTTTCTTTTAAAAAGCTTGATAGCCACTATAGGCGTTGCAACGACCAATGGCAGGATGCTCAAGATGGGAAATTCTGGAACCGTCGGGGTTGGAGTAGCTGAGGCGGTTATTGAAAAGGTGATAGAAGCGGAATTCTTTATTGTAAAAGTATAGTATTGCAATATGCCGTTTCCGCTGTAAGTACCTGTTGCTACTGCATAAATTGTTATTTTGTGGGTACCTGCAGGGATGTCCGTTAAATTTAATGCTTTGGAAATATCATGGAAGTTAGGAATCATAGATTTCTCATCATAAGCAAATACACTGACGTTTTTAGCTAACCAATCTGCTTGTAGCCAACAGTATTTTATCATGGTATGAGGTGCACTTTTTGATTCTCCGTCGGTGACTGTAAAATTGAGGCAGACGTTAGAGTTGCCATAGGTCTTATTTTGGGGGCTAAATATTGTGATACACGGAGGGCTTGTATCGGCGTCTGGGGGAACTTCACCAAGCCAGACAGGGTTTGCAGTTGCAGAGCCGACAAAACAAACGCAAACAAGCATTAAAACCGCAAATATTATTGTCTTCATTTTTACCCAGTTTAGCCAATAGGGTAAAGTTGTAAATTTTTGTTATATAATTTACTTAGATAGTGACGGTTCTCTGAGTATAATAGATTGAAAGAGTTTAGTTTTCAGTCGGCGGCTACACTTGTTGTTTTGTTTTCAATATTTCTTTTAACCTCAGAATCAATTTCGCTGCGCTACAGTAAATTATATAACGAAATCACATCAACAGTGCCTCAGGGATAAACGCTTGAATAAGAACGCCATGGTCGTAGCTGTGGTCTTAACTTGTGCTATCGTCGCTTCTGCCTCAGCAGTGCTTGTCCTCTATGACCCATTTGCGGGTGTTTTTGCCTCTGACCAGTCGTCTAGGGTATTTGACGCTGACTTGACTTATGTCTCTACAGGTCTAACAAACGCTACTGGAGAAGGACATGACCACTTTGGCTGGGGCATACAAACCTATCCAACAACATACTACCCCGTCAACGCCATACTCACCTTAACTTATCGAGGCAACCCCGAAAACCAACCCTACGACATAATCGCCGAGGGCTACTTGGTGAACCTTACTGCTAACACGGGCGCCAAGGTTTCAGTTACGGGTTGGTTAGGCACCAACTACAATGTCTCCTGCCACTCACCCCCAATTCCGCCTCTAAATTCACCATGGGGACACTTTTCAAGTATGTATTGCAGATTCAACATGTCAACTACCGATGAATACTACCTAAGAGCAACAAACGGGGGGACATTTTCAAGCATAAATGGCACTTTAGGCCTTTGGAGCAATGGGGCACCCAACACTGTGACGGTGACTGTTCAACGAGTTGGCTGGCTTATCGTCCAAGGAAACCAAAGCGAATACGTCATCAACCCAGCCGCGAATGAAATCATACAGCAAATACAGCTTGAAAAGATGGGCGACGAATTCGGTTTTGGCACTTACCCCGCTGGAAAAGTGTATTAGCAAGGCAACTGGCTTGTGCCCTCTGGACAAGTTCGCTATTTGGCTGTTTTTTGTTTGGCTTTAAAATGTGGGGCATTCCGCATGTGTGTGCTTGCACAAACAAACAGTGTAGCAAAAGATTAGGGGTGAGTTATCCCCATGTCATCCATGAACCTAATGATTTTCTTATATTCCGCAAGATATTCTCTTCCCTTCTCAGTCAAATTAGGGGATGTTTCATTATCAATTAATCCCAGATGGTTTAGATCAGAGAGGTAACTTTTGAAGCGATCAAAGGGAACATTGAGTTTTAAGGAAATGGTTGTTAAGGGAAATTTATTTTTTCTATATTCAACGCTGTTGAGGATAGATAAGAGATCGTTGTAGATTTTTAGTGTGTCTCTACGAGCGGTCTTCCTCATGGGGGGTTCTCCGTTTTCGCTGGGCGGATGAAATTCTTGGTTACAACATATAGAAAAACTGCAAAGGCCAAAAAGCGAAATACTAAGCCTCCAACAAAGGCTAAACCATACGCGTAATTCTGGTCTACCATCCGAATCAGTTGCGAATATTCGCTAATTAACAAAAAGAAAAAGCCTAAGGGAATCCAAAAGGTCATCGGAACGGTCTTATCAAGTTGGCTTCGCAGTATGTGGATGCAGATATAGGCGAGACAGAATAGACTAAGAACCCTAAGGAAGATACTGAAACTTACTGGAACCAGCAAATTAAGCGCAGGAGCAACAAACAAAACCAAGCATACAAGGGTAAAACTTAAAATTGTTACACTAAGGGTTGCGCTCCAAATTAATTGGCTATCTTTGGAAGGCTTATTTGAGAAGTAATAGGTCAGGGCAATAAAGACAAACGCAAACGCCCTAATGGTAACGGAAAGGCCATTTAGCTGAGTAATGGGGTAGATGATTTGTGAGGCTAAAATAATTTCGGAGACGCCAAGAAAGAAAAAGCCCAAAGGTAAACCCAGATAACGGGTTTCTTTTGTTAATTTGTAGGGTTTTATCATGTAGTACAGTAGAATAAAATAAATTATGACCGAAACAATCTCGACTATGAAGCGTGGAATCTCATACATATAGCTTAAAACATTGATATGCTGACAATTTATCCTTATCTATCGGCACAATTTTTGGGTTTGCAGCTGTTTTCCTGCGTTTGAAGCTGAGATTGACGCCTAATAGGAAGTGGATGCAGTGCCTAAGGGGGGTAGGTCAGTATTGGTGGAAAACAAGCTCATTAGCATGTTGAAATACAGTAGAAATCCCAGCTTACCTCTGCGCCCAGCACATTGAGAAGTCCACCAGTTTTAGGCGGTTATGAGTAGACTAAAATATTGAGTTGCCTTCTTTTATTGGTGGTTTTTATGTCGGCATCTGAGCTTGAAAGTGAATGGAACTTCCGAGTTTTCGACCAACGCCTAATCGTAATCCGAACCAAAAGCGAAGCGGCGCACAAAGCAGCAGCCCTAGACGTGAAAACTAATTTGCTGTTTGCCCTCGAAGTCACCAACGAAGTGCCTATCGATAAAGTTGCCTTAAACCACCCCTACATGGCGAACCTACGCGTGTACACGATAAAAAAAGTCGGCGAAGTAGACGACGAATTCATAGACTTCTTCAGAGCGCTTGACATAGACCAGTCAACAGAGGACTTTATCCGCGCGTACTGGATTTATCCGGGCAAAATCCGCTTTGAACTCGTAGACATCCAAGAACCCTGAGCTTAGAGACAGGTTATAGTTCCAGATACACCCGCCAAAGCGCCCGAAACCAACTCAACCACTAGCACAAATTCAAACCAAATACCTAAAAAGGAAAGGGTTTATCGGAGGACCATGTTGACGAATTTTTCGGGATTAAACAATTCGAGGTCCTTGTAGGTTTGACCCACCCCGATGAAGAGAATCGGCTTCTGCGTCACGAACGTAACGCTCAACGCGGAGCCGCCTTTAACGTCGGCGTCTACCTTGGTGAGGATGGTTGCGTCAATGCCAACGGCTTTGTTGAATTCCTCCGCCTGCATCACCGCATCATTACCGATAAGCGAATCCACAGTGAATATTGTTAGGTCGGGTTTTACAACGCGTTTGACTTTGATAAGTTCGTTCATGAGGTTCTGGTTAGTCTGCATACGCCCAGCCGTATCAATCAAGACAAGGTTGATGCCGTGCGCTTTCGCATGGTTAACTGCATCGTACGCCACAGCCGCGGGGTCTCCGCCGTAGTTGCTCTTAATCACCCGAACGCCTAAGCGTCGACCGTGCTCTTCAAGCTGTTCAATGCTGCCCGCACGGTAGGTGTCTGCACCCGCCAAAACTACGGTATAGCGTTTGTCTTGGAAGTACTGGGCGACTTTGGCGATGGTGGTGGTTTTGCCGGTGCCGTTTATGCCGACAAACATTAAAACCAGCGGCTCCGACTTCGCACGCTTATCCGCGGCAAGCTGGAGCAAATCAATGCGTTTTTTGGTTAACATAACTTCGAGGAGAACTTGACGCAGGTTTTCGTCAACGAATTGTTTGCGGTCATCAAGCCGTTTTAGGGTGGTGCCAGTTAAACGTTTTTCGAGTTCATCACAGATTTTGTCTGCGACGGGAAAAGCCACGTCGTTTTCGGCTAGGCTCATTTTGAAGTCTGATAAAATTGGATTAAGATTGTCGGCTTTTAGCTCAGCCATGGTGACTTTGTTGACTAAGCCTTTAAAACCAGACTTGAGCTTCTCAAACACGACTACTGTTTCCCTTCTCTTGCTTGTGCAAGTAGGGCTTCAAGGCGGCCTCTGCCATTGTTTATGCGGTCAGCAACTTGGTGGAATTGCTGCTGGGCAGAAGTGAGGGTTTTTTCAAGTTCGTCGAGGCGTTCTTGGAGGGCTGCTTTGGCTTCTGGGAGAGTTTTCTCAATTGATACGCCAGAACCCATGCCGACGATGACTTTGTTTGTATCTGCGATTTTTGCTTTAACATAAGAGCTGCCACCGATGGGAACGAGCATTTCAGCGTTTTCCTGTTCTTTCTCGATACCTTCCAATGTTGCGGTTGCATAGGTTAAGTCGGTTATTGCGGCGTTAACCATGCCGATGCGTTGCTGGAGGGCATCTGCTGTTTGTTCTAAATAGCGCATTTCGACGCTGAGTCTGCGAAGTTCTTCTTCAGCTGGGGCTCTTTGTGCCAAACCGTTTACTCTCCGCTTAATAATCGTTTAAGGATTGGGTTTTCGACTTCTTCTGCGGTGACTTCTTGGACGCTTGTGATTTTGATTTGGAAACGTTTTACGCGGTGGCGACTGCCGATTTCAGCGTAGACTTTCTCTACAGCATGCTCGTTTTTGTCAGCTATGAGTTCTCTGACAAAGGGAGTTTTGAGTTCAGGTTTGGCGATTAAGCCAGTTACTTTGAAAGCTTTCATTTTTAATTCCTGCACAACATCCAATGCATTCCCAATTATAAACGTATTCACAAAAAAAGCGGCTCTATACCGTATTTTGTAAAATTTGGATTTTGGTTGGTTTCAGGTCGAGGACAGGAGCTACTCTCAAAGAGCCTACCCCTTTGATTATTTAAAGTATAAATAAGCTAAACGTTCGCTGGTTCTAAATGGGAGTTTGCAAGCCTCTAAAGAGTTGTTGCACGGTTTTGGTTTGAGCATTTTTCAGATTCACAGAAGTATAAAGGCTACCAAGGGCAAGTAGTATCATCAAACCCAAGGTTAGACCCCAAATGAAGGGTACCTCAAAACAAGCCACAAAGCCACTGCAATCAGCAACAGCGCTGCTATGGGTAGCTTTGATGGTTACGGTTTGCTTTGTGGGGATTATCGGTTTTGCTGTGGGCGCTGAGGACCAAACAGGCGAAGTAGCGACCCAATCGACGGGCTCTGCCGCGATAATTGAAGAGTTGGTAGCCACTGTTGCCGATAATGGTGGTTGGAATAGCAGTTTACAAACAATCTATGACGGCATAGCCTTAGGGCAAACCACAGTTAGCCAACTCCAAGCCGCCGTTGACTCCATAAACGTAACATCCACAAGCAGCGCAGAAAACGTGTTTTACTGGTATGTCCAGCTAAACAAACTTGGAGTACCAATCAACGAAACAACAATCAAAGCCGCATTAGATGCGGTTCAAATGCTTCCTGACGTCGGCGGCTTACCCTACAACTTCTACAACAGCAACACGCTAAAGGCTTCTTTTATAGTCTACAACCGACATGACTTATACGCCTATCAATGGGCAGACCAACTAAATTATCAAACCTCCAAATGGAATCTCACCCAAGCCTACGACGTCTTCAATAACAGCGTCACCGCCTATGGAAAACCGGTCCTCTGTGTCGGTGCTAATCAAGTCGGCTGGGGCATAAGTTACGGTCCCCGATACTATGACGAATGCGCAGAAACCATTGATATGTACGCGACTTTTTGGAAGCTGGGCATACCTGACGGGTTAGTTCAGGCTGAGCGCTGGTGGAATTGGGCAAATGCCCATCTTTGGGTCAACAGCACGGCAGGATACTTTTACAAGTATGGGCTAAGTTCGCAGCAATTTGAGTGCGAAGCAGGCGGGTTTGACCAGATTATTTGGAAACTCTACAACAGCAGCCCCCAACTCTCAAACACCACTAACCTGTTTATTGACATGAACACAAGAGCGCTAAGCCAAGGCTGGAGCAGCCCTCAATGGGGCAACTACGTGGTTAAGCATGCATCCAGCAATTCACAACTACGCCTACAAAACACAATAACCGCATGGGCGTCTCTGATTGGCTTCTACAGCAACCTGACTGCCCCTATGCAGAGTAAAGTTCAGGCGCTTCTAAACGGCACCGCAGGCTCTGCACCAGCATGGAACCTGACCCTTCAAAACAGACTCTACGATAACGCCACAGGAATGTTCAGAATGCAGTCAGACAAGGGGCTTAGCACGGAAGCCACAGCAAACGGCGCCGTCTTGTTGCTGTTGCTGTCTACTG
The DNA window shown above is from Candidatus Bathyarchaeota archaeon and carries:
- a CDS encoding zinc ribbon domain-containing protein — its product is MRYCHKCGAPLEEEARFCPKCGTPVAAGYVAVPPPPPPVAPKPPARASSPESPTRNDTPIIIAAVCVIMIVVAVVAIAVYLATQFTFDFSSSNPNNYNQLGFFGRLQDTQAAIGGLMTALKLPI
- a CDS encoding cytochrome B5 is translated as MGEQKISRKQLEENNGKGGKPAYVAYQGKVYDVTDSPFWVDGAHMGMHDAGRDLTEDLEMAPHQADNLTRVKYVGELE
- a CDS encoding class I tRNA ligase family protein yields the protein MALNVGDKLQLYNTLTRQKETFHPIDNRHVKMASCGPSTYQHAHIGNYRTFLYEDILQRYLEYLGYQVTRVMTLTDVEDKAVAQAKKENLPLDALTDRNLSVLFSDFELLKIKCPTYPIKASNAVDQAVALINLLVRGGYAYWYTYRGAKNAYFEPFKFKGFGKLAHLDMSKWPKRHRRFHKDTYPGTPWNMGDFVLWHGCQTRDVCYDTPIGRGRPAWNIQDAAIITQHLGFSIDLACGGIDNLVRHHDYTIAIAEAASGKQFSRFWLHGGHLLVDGEKMSKSKGNVYYPRDLTAKGYSGAEIRFFLIYGPYREKLNFTFERLAETSEKLRVVRRLIAELQSVSATGTRDAEDLVAGLFADFEKCMSDDLDVRGAFDSLTKNLGRIFELRGSLSGVAVKRVLDGLLRVDLVLGCLF
- a CDS encoding alpha/beta hydrolase codes for the protein MEKTLNLSGAKCPALVFNAPGVPIVFFHGLSYNTDIWQQIGIAEALMEKRIPFLALDMPYGIKSRCQPKSRDPQKNIDFAHEALKTALGDVAPVVVGASIGGNMALRYAVQYPVKGLLLVAPARSLEPDLAASYGKFKFPSTIIWGTEDTIIPSEDMRVLADKLPNSKLIIYNGCGHSAYKEQPDRFRHDLLELYAHAET
- a CDS encoding class I SAM-dependent methyltransferase, which gives rise to MVCHGGFSLDEAKRRAWYNPDAIIQDLQAGMTFADIGCGDGYFSILAAKKVGANGKIYAVDVDPQGVKKLRAKAAEQGLTNIVAKAGRAEDTVFCKGCIDVVFYSMDLHDFNDAAQVLKNAREMIKPTGQLIDLDWEKQQMPFGPPEAIRFSKEKATELITAAGFRVESVKAAGPFHYVVTAKPA
- a CDS encoding uracil-DNA glycosylase, yielding MSIEQLNLQINECKKCRLYQTAKHAVPGEGPLNAQVMVIGQNPGAEEDEQGRPFVGRAGKYLTKTLAEYGINRQDLYITNIVKHTSPQNRKPYPDEVEACLPYLTQQIQTIKPKIIVLLGASAKETPRVEGIEYFEIVHPSAAMRFTKMREKFRGQIAELAGRLKQN
- a CDS encoding winged helix-turn-helix domain-containing protein, whose product is MRKTARRDTLKIYNDLLSILNSVEYRKNKFPLTTISLKLNVPFDRFKSYLSDLNHLGLIDNETSPNLTEKGREYLAEYKKIIRFMDDMGITHP
- the ftsY gene encoding signal recognition particle-docking protein FtsY — its product is MFEKLKSGFKGLVNKVTMAELKADNLNPILSDFKMSLAENDVAFPVADKICDELEKRLTGTTLKRLDDRKQFVDENLRQVLLEVMLTKKRIDLLQLAADKRAKSEPLVLMFVGINGTGKTTTIAKVAQYFQDKRYTVVLAGADTYRAGSIEQLEEHGRRLGVRVIKSNYGGDPAAVAYDAVNHAKAHGINLVLIDTAGRMQTNQNLMNELIKVKRVVKPDLTIFTVDSLIGNDAVMQAEEFNKAVGIDATILTKVDADVKGGSALSVTFVTQKPILFIGVGQTYKDLELFNPEKFVNMVLR
- the pfdA gene encoding prefoldin subunit alpha, whose translation is MAQRAPAEEELRRLSVEMRYLEQTADALQQRIGMVNAAITDLTYATATLEGIEKEQENAEMLVPIGGSSYVKAKIADTNKVIVGMGSGVSIEKTLPEAKAALQERLDELEKTLTSAQQQFHQVADRINNGRGRLEALLAQAREGKQ
- the rpl18a gene encoding 50S ribosomal protein L18Ae, which codes for MNTFIIGNALDVVQELKMKAFKVTGLIAKPELKTPFVRELIADKNEHAVEKVYAEIGSRHRVKRFQIKITSVQEVTAEEVENPILKRLLSGE